From the Verrucomicrobiota bacterium genome, one window contains:
- a CDS encoding YicC/YloC family endoribonuclease — protein sequence MKSMTGYGRGESRSKNLAIVCEISSVNQKARDIFVRFPREIENLEPRIREEISHKVVRGKLSVSITMQSGDGNEQNVSLLNEDVARHALKGLRKLQKDLGLSGEVRIETLLRIPGILNAPTPTLNADSAWPTVQKSLQNALGALLKMRLKEGAFLKKELMERLKNLRKLHAQIAALSPLVVQKHRKSLHERIKAAGVQIDLDDERLIKEIVFFADRSDITEELTRLKSHFAQMQEALNSKDPVGRTLDFLIQELNREVNTIGSKANNVEISQRVVEMKAELEKVREQIQNIE from the coding sequence ATGAAATCAATGACTGGCTACGGCCGCGGTGAATCACGTTCCAAAAATCTGGCGATTGTCTGTGAAATCAGCTCGGTAAACCAAAAGGCGCGGGATATATTCGTGCGTTTCCCCAGGGAGATCGAAAATCTGGAGCCGCGCATCCGCGAGGAGATTTCCCACAAGGTCGTCCGAGGTAAACTCAGTGTGTCGATAACCATGCAGTCCGGTGATGGGAACGAGCAAAATGTCTCGCTCCTGAATGAAGATGTGGCCCGCCATGCACTCAAGGGCCTGCGCAAATTACAAAAAGATTTGGGTTTGTCCGGTGAGGTCAGGATCGAGACCCTGCTACGGATCCCCGGGATTTTAAATGCCCCCACGCCCACTCTCAATGCGGATTCCGCTTGGCCGACCGTACAGAAGTCCTTGCAAAATGCTCTTGGTGCCTTGCTAAAGATGCGTTTGAAGGAAGGGGCATTTTTGAAGAAAGAACTCATGGAAAGGCTCAAAAACTTACGCAAATTGCACGCGCAAATTGCAGCCTTGTCCCCTTTGGTGGTCCAAAAACATAGGAAGTCTCTGCATGAACGGATTAAGGCTGCGGGCGTGCAAATTGATCTTGATGATGAAAGGTTGATTAAAGAAATCGTCTTTTTTGCCGACCGCTCAGATATTACCGAGGAGTTGACCCGGTTAAAAAGCCATTTCGCCCAGATGCAGGAAGCACTGAATAGTAAAGATCCCGTCGGACGCACACTCGACTTCCTGATCCAGGAGTTAAATCGTGAGGTCAATACCATTGGTTCAAAGGCCAATAATGTGGAGATTTCCCAAAGGGTCGTCGAAATGAAGGCGGAACTCGAGAAAGTCCGCGAGCAAATCCAGAATATCGAATAA
- a CDS encoding AI-2E family transporter, whose product MKLSLKPEIWSRMVVMIILLTAALALCLYFEYLFLTFLTGVCLLVMAEKLVNDYRSRMISNKMSPLTKVVNAVSLSLLWVVAIIYLMGDSLNQVSRALEQFAHKGQDAAVFYEKSVHGILPVWFREEILTKDNFVNMVQVFERQMSDGFIATTYVMIYGSLLIPLMFYYYFRKREDMRRGIISHLPAKIAYRYSRATGNINSMLRDYLAARVVESILVGGICCLGFYVAGVKGWLIFGVLAGALNVIDFIGPVLGIIAPLVVSLLLQDYIAVGGVVITVVIAQAIDNFYLIPFMLSDRVSIDPLLTVVLIIMGGTAFGIMGVIMVIPVYLIYKIILIEVYEELLGVYDPSCAGESKKP is encoded by the coding sequence ATGAAGCTGAGCCTGAAACCTGAAATCTGGTCCAGGATGGTCGTGATGATTATTCTTCTCACGGCCGCCTTGGCTTTGTGCCTGTATTTTGAATACCTTTTTTTGACGTTCCTGACGGGTGTATGTCTTTTGGTCATGGCGGAAAAACTCGTGAATGATTACCGGTCACGGATGATCTCGAATAAGATGTCGCCCCTGACGAAGGTGGTGAATGCCGTCAGCTTGAGTTTACTCTGGGTGGTGGCGATTATTTATTTGATGGGGGATTCACTCAACCAAGTGAGCCGGGCCTTAGAGCAATTTGCGCACAAGGGACAGGATGCCGCGGTCTTCTATGAAAAAAGTGTCCATGGCATTTTGCCTGTCTGGTTCCGTGAGGAGATCCTGACAAAGGATAATTTTGTCAATATGGTACAAGTGTTTGAACGTCAAATGAGTGACGGGTTTATTGCCACGACCTATGTGATGATATATGGGTCTCTTCTGATTCCTTTGATGTTTTATTATTATTTCCGTAAGCGCGAGGATATGCGCCGTGGCATTATCAGTCACCTCCCGGCAAAAATCGCCTACCGTTATAGCCGTGCGACGGGCAATATTAATAGCATGTTACGCGATTACCTCGCGGCGCGTGTGGTGGAGAGTATCTTGGTGGGTGGGATTTGTTGTCTAGGCTTTTATGTGGCCGGGGTGAAGGGATGGTTGATTTTCGGGGTGTTGGCCGGGGCGTTGAATGTGATTGATTTTATCGGGCCGGTATTAGGAATCATCGCCCCCCTTGTGGTATCCCTGCTTTTGCAGGATTACATCGCAGTAGGTGGAGTGGTGATCACCGTCGTGATTGCTCAGGCTATCGATAATTTTTATCTGATTCCTTTTATGTTATCCGACCGGGTCAGTATCGACCCACTCCTGACAGTTGTCCTGATTATTATGGGGGGGACAGCCTTCGGGATCATGGGAGTCATCATGGTGATACCCGTTTACCTGATTTATAAAATCATCCTCATAGAAGTCTATGAAGAGCTTTTAGGTGTGTACGACCCCTCCTGTGCCGGTGAGTCGAAGAAGCCTTGA
- the purD gene encoding phosphoribosylamine--glycine ligase, whose product MSQKIFVIGGGGREHALCWKIARSPLVGSILCAPGNPGIAQIAQTRAVSLEDLSALLELAREFQPDLTIVGPDNPLALGIVDLFTANGFKTFGPNQKAAQFEASKVFTKEFCLRHHIPTARSEQFTDVTKALACSRDWPFPQVIKADGLALGKGVIIAQNAAEAEAAIDDMLVKKVFGAAGEKILIEEFLTGPEISAHAFVDGKTFAMMPIAQDHKRVGEGDTGLNTGGMGTFSPVPFASDADIAQIAEEVFERFMEGCRKENIDYRGILFPGLILTTDGPKVLEFNARFGDPETQSYMRRMESDLVEVCHACVDGTLAGQEIRWNTQTAICVVVASGGYPGNYQKDNPITGLDHASEMPGVVVFHAGTSLKDGAVINSGGRVLGVTALEDSLPAARQRAYAAVDQIHFSGAFCRRDIAAKGLV is encoded by the coding sequence ATGTCTCAGAAAATTTTTGTCATCGGTGGTGGTGGCCGCGAACACGCGCTGTGCTGGAAAATCGCCCGCAGTCCGTTAGTGGGTTCGATCCTTTGTGCCCCCGGAAATCCCGGGATTGCGCAAATTGCGCAGACGCGGGCTGTTTCACTGGAAGACCTTTCGGCCCTGCTGGAGCTTGCGCGTGAATTCCAGCCTGATCTAACGATTGTCGGCCCGGATAACCCCTTGGCCCTCGGGATCGTGGACCTGTTTACGGCTAACGGATTCAAAACATTTGGTCCGAATCAGAAAGCCGCGCAATTTGAGGCGAGCAAGGTTTTTACGAAGGAATTCTGTCTCAGGCATCATATCCCCACCGCCCGCAGTGAGCAGTTTACAGATGTGACAAAGGCACTGGCATGTTCCCGGGATTGGCCCTTTCCCCAAGTGATCAAAGCCGACGGACTCGCCCTCGGTAAAGGCGTGATTATCGCGCAAAATGCGGCAGAGGCGGAGGCGGCTATTGATGATATGTTAGTGAAAAAAGTTTTTGGTGCGGCCGGTGAAAAAATCCTCATCGAGGAGTTCTTGACCGGGCCGGAGATCAGTGCCCATGCATTCGTCGACGGCAAGACCTTTGCGATGATGCCGATCGCCCAGGACCATAAACGGGTAGGGGAAGGCGATACCGGTTTAAATACAGGGGGGATGGGAACCTTTAGCCCTGTTCCTTTCGCCAGTGACGCAGATATCGCGCAAATTGCTGAAGAGGTATTTGAACGTTTTATGGAAGGTTGCCGGAAAGAAAATATCGATTACCGGGGGATCCTCTTTCCTGGATTGATCCTGACCACAGACGGGCCGAAAGTCCTAGAGTTTAATGCCCGGTTTGGTGATCCGGAGACACAGAGCTACATGCGGCGGATGGAGAGTGATCTCGTGGAGGTTTGCCATGCCTGTGTCGATGGGACACTCGCCGGTCAGGAAATCCGGTGGAATACACAAACTGCTATTTGTGTGGTCGTCGCTTCGGGCGGGTATCCCGGTAATTACCAAAAGGATAATCCTATTACCGGACTGGATCACGCCTCCGAAATGCCCGGTGTCGTGGTATTCCATGCTGGGACATCCCTTAAAGACGGTGCAGTGATAAATTCCGGTGGGCGTGTGCTCGGGGTCACTGCCTTGGAGGATTCCCTCCCGGCCGCACGCCAAAGAGCTTATGCTGCCGTTGATCAAATTCATTTTTCCGGTGCCTTCTGCCGCCGGGATATCGCAGCAAAAGGTTTAGTCTAA